The sequence CCAGGGGCAAATTATGacatcccagggccatgaaattcacaatttttgtaaagggtcttataagaccttccaatctatgaagagtatctggttccatcaaatctgtgaattcagaagaagattttttaaaattttaaccattttgaccccttttggcctcgcccctctggcccctgagggtcggccaggaccaatatagataaggtgttaaaatgctatttcagactgataattctaacccagtctgactaatttcctatgataAATATGCagataatgttcataaatgtgttttcctatataaactatagtaaacttgaccccctccccagggggaaaacAAGAGACCCCcagatcatataattcacaatttttgtaaaggacctttccatctatgatgagtatttgattctaccacatctgtgagtggagaagaagttttttgaaattttaaccaattctatcccttttggcccctcccacagccccctgggggatgggggtcatataattcacaattgttTACGGACAAACTATGCACgtcataatgaggaaaaacggtataaagctagtatattaataatccgaaataaaaggccaaaataaataaattcaaagtaaaatcaaaatcatttctatggaatatatattcagccactatagggccttcttcagtccgaaataacactaacacaacgtgttcgtctacatgtttgtttacatctattgtgtgcaggtacgaaatgtctcggcccgtttGATGTATACGGCGAGTTTGCACGATgatggacaaaaggcgattagaataaaaaacttttcagcttaagttaaaaaacttttcagcttaagttaaaaaaaacttttcagcttaagttaaaaaaaacttttcagcttaagttaaaaaaaacttttcagcttaagttaaaaaaacttttcagcttaagttaaaaaaaacttttcgacttaagttaaaataacttttcagcttaagttaaaaaaaacttttcagcttaagttaaaaaaacttttcgacttaagataaaaaaacttttcagcttaagttaaaaaaaacttttcagcttaagttaaaaaaacttttcagcttaagttaaaaaaaacttttcgacttaagttaaaataacttttcagcttaagttaaaaaaaccttttcagcttaagttaaaaaagtttttcgacttaagataaaaaaacttttcgacttaagataaaaaaacttttcagcttaagttaaaaaacttttctacttaagttaaaataatcttttcagcttaagttaaaaaaatcttttcagcttaagttaaaaaaatcttttcagcttaagttaaaaaacttttctacctaagttaaaataatcttttcagcttaagttaaaaaaacttttctacttaagttaaaaaaaacttttcagcttaagttaaaaaaatctttttcagcttaagttaaaaaaatcttttcagcttaagttaaaaaacttttctacttaagttaaaaaaaatcttttcagcttaagttaaaaaaaaaacttttcaactgatttttaaaaacttttctgcttacataaaaaaacttttcgACTTAACTTTAAAAAGATCTGTTCAActttataagtaaaaaaaatcttccattaacaaaattaattatgatttatacaTATTGGATCAAATATGCtttaataagatatttcataatgttttatctgtaaaatgtctgTGATTGGTTGTGATTAATTGTAAACTAGtctaatttgactttttaacaaaTGCAAATTTTTTAGATGAGCAACAGGAGCTAAATGAACGTTTGACTTAACAAAGTATACATGTTACCACACATCCTCAATAACTAAAGTTTATTATTGGTACTTATCAAATTATACTAACTTGAATTTGTCctgtgtatatctattataattaatatatgcCATATCAATGACATTCctcctcaaaaaaaaaaaaaaaaaaaacaaagcaaatcACACTTGACACTTGCCACTGTCAGTTACTAAAGTATACATCTATTGTTGGACAGATCAAGTGAAGTGGatgatatttgtatacattgaaGGGTGGACAATGGCATGTTAGTTATACAGACTAAACTAAGTAATTACATGTCAACATATGTAATCATTACTAGACAAAGAGTTTAATAACCTTGTTTTGAAAATCCACCtgtatatattcatgtaaaTGCACAGTGAAACCATGtattaatacaaatatcttataatacatatatgtaaatctgaaaaacaaatattgaacaAATCTGTTTTTCGGGTGCTTTGGAATACACTTTGcaatattttaatatgataGGAGTATAGAAATGTTATACAATCAGGATTGTATGAAGAGAAATCTATAAGATGGAAAACAATTACTTTAATAATGTCAAACTTAGGTAGATACAGAAACTTATCACAAAGTAACCAactttttaaacatttgataattataattctgctttttaattgatttttttgcaTCTACGTGTAActcagaaataaataaaatttatgaattaaagcGAATGCATCTTTTCAAATTAATAGATTATCTAATAAATATGATCATATGTTTCAAAGGAACTTACATGGCATATAAAGGGTTAATTACAGTCAGCAATAGTATACAAGAATTCACGTGTAGATTTCCATATGTTAAACATCagtaaataattgattttttataccgatggaaatatttgaaaaaatataactaAAAGCCTACATTttctaataatataataatttttatgGAATTGCAAAGTATCACTGGTTAATTTCAGTCATTACATGGTATATCTTAAGGTTCAAAGGAACGTAAAAGGTATTTATATTACATCTTGAAATCGTCAAACTAAAACTTATAGAGATTCAATTAAAGACGCCTTTGTAATAGTTGGTACcgttacctttccgaaacagaaATCAATAGTgtcataaaaacaattataactaaCATCAAAGTTATTATTAACTGTGAAGATTGCTTTCGTTGTTTTGTAATCATGAGACggcctgcgttatgaaaattaacatttaatttattttaattaaagaagCTCCaacgctgacagagcataaacgatactcatcatttcaacaataatattggtgtttaatcttgtatatatatgtttaattaacacaaaaaaaatgaaataatttattctgcttttggtgcatgcattATCAATTCTTCAtgccatataggatatagtgccagggATTTTTTTTGTGAcggaaataattattttcaataattttgccttgaagtaaagttagaagctcaaacttttcaatggtataaagtaagtaaaacTGATTTGCCtgattttgttatattattgcCAATATTTGAAGTGGTCAGTATGTATCTATCATTGGTACATTAATGCAACTTTTGTGTTTTGAAATATGTGTTCACAGAAAAATTATTCAGACaatgaaatacataaaaatagtttatattaagtttatttactttttttgtagggtttgttttcatttgaaattattgGTTGAACCATGTAAAAATGATTTGGATGTGTTCGTATGATATAGTAATCATTTCAACTTTGGGAATGTCatggaaaaatgaaattaaaacattaaagttTCACATACATCACTATAGGATACAATCAGGGTCATGTTATGTAGAAGGTACAGtaatgaaaacatttatatgttaaCTTTTTGGCAAAATGGTACAGTATACTATCACATTTAGTGTAATTcaatattatacagtaaaatcACATTACATCCATAACTAATATTCTTATCCATACATTTACTGTATACGTTTATACACATATGCTATTGATCGTTCTGCCAGTAAATATATGCAGTGTCATAGCatgaaaataaagtttgtatgcactttttaaaaaaaaatggaaatagctgagtaacaaatacatgtactgagTAACATAATCGTAAGTgcttataataaaaaaacacaaatattaagTTACTTTAAATTGTCAAATTCGGAAGTAATTGTTCATATTAAGACATCTTTCAGTGAAACAACCCAGTTTTTCTAACCAttcatcattataaatagaaccCGGAAAGTTTCCACGTGGTAATCGTGTTTATTAACAAAACTTAACAGTCAACCATTTACTAACCTCCAACTCTCCGTCCGCGACGAAAAAGCCTTCTAGTCGTCTCTAGTATGTCTGCAACTTGTCTTCCTTTGGCATTCTGGACAGCGTCAAGCGCGTTGTTGACGACTGCCGAGGGATCCATTGAAcagaaaaatgcaatatgcaatgaatgaatgaagagttttacgtaccgtgacgctaaatataacgtttcggggcacgagAAAAGATAGGAAATGGAGTAGGAAGAGCAGAGTATATAGAGAAAGCATAGAGTGAGGAGTCGTCTgctatacctatatatctattaatttggAAGACGACTCCTAGATTCTAAAATGTCCTACCATGGCATCGTCTAGCAGCAACTAGCCCCACCCATCAAGAGCAGAGGGAAAGGAAGGAACCTAATCTATCGATTTTGTATATAGATTCTATAATTTTGAAGCCCTTCTAATTTATCTATGTGAAAATATCTAAGCTATGACCTGTACCTATACCTAACCTCTGGGCCGGCGTTATCACACCTACTCTTCATCGAAAGACCGCAGAGGGGTTTTTATCGTGCAAGGCTGGGCATCCTCACACGGGACACCGTCTTTAAGTCCCATCCGACGGACTAGGTGTTAGTAGTTAGTGGTTGTCGTGCGTGTGCTTGTGAATTTTTTGGTGTCCCTACATTTAAAACACAAACCAAGACTGACTCCATACAAAAACTGTTCTTCTTGTCAATGTCTTTGCTTTCTGTATTGCCCATACCTATCTTTCGACACATAATACTGTACATTCCGACGTTTTTAAAGTATGATTGTGCATATTGTGACATTAGTTTTTGTGAGGGAGTAGAGAATTTTAGTAGGACGACTATAGGAAGTTATTATAGAAAGAGGGTGTTGAGCCGAAAGTGCATGTATGGATAATTTtggaagagagaaaaaaaaaaaaaaaaaaaaaccattaaataaataaatagataaatatttctaCGATAGTGGACAACAGAGTGGGAGATAAAAACATGAGGGCAGAAATGGGGATTGTATacggggttgggggggggggggagtgggTGGTTGTCGATGGATAACATTtggatgtgtgtgtgtgtgatgtgttggCTGGTTGTTTACTTCAGTTCTCACTCTTGGTGTCACTAGAGTGCCCCAGCAATGGGGACGAGCCTGGAAGAACTCCCGATGCCattgttgtatttgtaaaaaaaaaaaaaaaaaagtgtgttGACGAGGTTATGAGTTCagatgtgtggtgtgtgtgatgtgCTGGCTGGTTGTTTACTTCAGTTCTCACTCCTGGTGTTACTAGAGTGCCCCAGCAATGGGGACGAGCCTGGAAGAACTCCCGATGCCATTTGTTGTGATGTTTGAATTATCCCTATATATGTTTTGCGACGTGATGTCAGTATTGATATATGTTTATGGAGAAGAAAAGGAGTAAACAGAAGGTAATGGGGAGGAATATAGTGTTATGTTCATTGTGAGAGAGGGAGAGAAAGATAGAGTGTGAGGAGAGTAGTGGGAGAAGATAGAATTTTTGGGGAGTGAGTGAGGACGTAGAAGATATAGGGGAAAAAAAGAACAGAGTGTGGTGGCCAATCAGGTTCACCAACCCGACCTATATCTGGGCAACCCATAGTAAGGATATGGCGATGGTTTATTGAATGGGTTTCACTCTTAGATAGTATGAAGATAGCTGAGAGGGGTTGGACGAAGTATGATGtccattcagatcccccgccccGACCTATTTCTAGGCATCCCATAGTAAGGAAATGGTGACGGCTTATTGAATGGGTTACTTACTTAGTTCCCGTTATGTGTTTGTTGTAAATGGAAACCGAgaagagaggagagagagagagagagagagagagagagagagagagagagagagagagagagagagaaatggTATGTTGGCCAATTAGGTCCACCGCCCCGACCTATTTCTAGGCAACCCATAGTAAGGAAATGGTGACGGTCTACTGAATTGGTTACATGCCATGTTCctatttgtgtgtgtgttgtatatttagGGATAATGCGTGTTATATCTTGTCATAAAAAATTTATTGTCTTGAGAAAGTTGAGTAAAAGTGTGTTGACTATGCTCTCTGTTTATCCAGTGAAGCTAGACAATGGTTGATGGACCTTATGGGAATATGATGTTTATTGAGTTCCCTGAGAAGTTCTAGTCTTGCCGAAAAATGTTtagaacaaaagaaaaaaacatgatcAATAGTCTCTAAATTACCACAGAATTCACAATTGGGTGACATCTGTCTTACCATAATACTTATGTTTGATCTTAACTTGGTTTTGCCTAATCTAAGCCGAGTGATGATTCTATCATCGGTTTTGGAGTGTCCGAAAAGTCTAGGTTTCCTAACTGGTTTGTCTAAAATCTGCCTTAAATTATTAGAACTGTCTTCCCAAATTTTGTCCCACTTCTGATCTATAGCTACATTGATGAGAGAATAGGCTTCAGTTTTGGTAAGTCTGACATCTACATCAGTTACGTTATGACCAAGAGCTTCCCTAGATAATCTATCAGCAGCTTCGTTACCTGGAATATCTACATGAGATGGTACATAAACAAATTCTACTGTTCTACCCTGATCTGATATGAGTTGTAGGGAACAAAGAATAGAGTTGAGGGTAACTGGTCTAGTAGTGTTTCCGGTTTCAATAGATTGAAGGGCCGAAAGACTATCTGATAGAATGACTGCCTTATCTGGTTTGGTCTGATCTAATAATCGTAATGCTAAGCCTATAGCTATAAGTTCACTGGAGTACACAGAGCAGTTGTCCGAGATCCTAACCGATATGTTTGTGTTGTCGTCAGAGGAAAAAACACCTAGACCTACTCTACCTGTTGTTGGGTTTTTGGACCCGTCAGTATAGTATTTTATGCTATCACTATATTTATCCTCTATAGTTGCCATTGATATTACCTTAGCGCCTGTTGGATTTTGCTTTTTATTGGTGGTATAAAGTAGCTCATAGTTTATTACTGGTTTAGGTAATAGCCAAGGTGCGATGGGATTCTGGAAACTGTTGATCTATGCTGATGTGATCTAAATTTAGTTCAGATAGGAGTCTATTAACCTGATGATCATATCCTGGTTTTTTATGTTGATGTAATCTATCTCTATAAACAGTTCCCTTAGCATTAGCAACTAGTTTAGTAGGAGGGAAAGTTGTACCTAATGTTTCTGTTCTAGCCCAATACTTAAGAATGAGTTTTTCCCTCCTGAGATTTAGTGGCAATTCGCCGGATTCAGCTAATAAACTAACTGACGGAGTGTTTTTAATGGCTCCTAGTGCTATTTATAAGTGCCCTACGCTGTATTACGTCTAGCTCACTGAGTACGTTATCTGAGGCCGAATGATATACTTGACAACCATAATCTATTTTGGATCTGATCAGGGCTCTGTAAATATTCAAAAGTGTGTTTTTATTAGAGCCTAGATTGTTGCCAGAAACATATAGAAGTGTGTTAAGGGCCCTTTTACATTTTTCCttaatgtattgtatatgtggTCTCCATGATAGTTTTGGATCTAAAATCATTcctaaaatatttcactttggTAACGTACTCAATGCGCTTGTCGCCTAGATATAGATCTGGTTTTCTATTTTTCCTAGAGAAGGACATAGCTACTGTTTTACCCTTAGAGATTTTAAAACCCCATTTATCAGCCCAATATGCAATGGGTACTCGGCATATAAATATTGAGGGCCGCCATCTTGTTAGGCAGTTGTCATCGCACGCAAAGCAGTTTCGAAACGGCAACTGTGATTGGCTGTTATGTATGGAGTGTTTTCATTGGATGAGTATATTGGACTAGTCCAAAGGCGATTTCACGGTTGACTTGACTTTTTTTGCATGATCACAATATTGGAACAGCGATCGATATATTTTTACACTTAAGTTAAAATAAGTGTTAATGCAAAAATGAGAAATCTAACTTAAGACAAATTCTTTTTGCATTATCATAGTGCAACAATCTTTTCAACTTCAGCTAGAAAAGATTATTTTGCATTATCACGTTATttaacttaagttaaaaagatttcagcttaagctgaaaagatttcaacttaagttaaaaagatttcaacttaagctgaaaagatttcaacttaagttaaaaaaagtttgattatgttagtttttttaacttaagttgaaatctttttaacttaagttgacatctttttaacttaagctaaataactttttaacttaagctattatgtattaaatatcaaaacggcttgccatattagccagggtatatgccaacaattaatgaaattagttctgttcaattgcagcacagtaatgcgttttaggcttgcaaaatatcactggttaaagccattacatgaaccttaaatggGTCATATGGAAAgttagaaatataattaaatatcaaaacaaacgACAGACACCCTTATCAgccttcaaaatatttaaagcgGTCCTATCAGAAAACCTTCACTTATTTTTACAAGTTAATAATAGAGTGCACTTGACTGGAACCAAAATTTCAACCCTCCTAGAAAAATACTCCGAACTCAAAAACATTCTGA is a genomic window of Argopecten irradians isolate NY unplaced genomic scaffold, Ai_NY scaffold_0810, whole genome shotgun sequence containing:
- the LOC138313650 gene encoding uncharacterized protein; translated protein: MATIEDKYSDSIKYYTDGSKNPTTGRVGLGVFSSDDNTNISVRISDNCSVYSSELIAIGLALRLLDQTKPDKAVILSDSLSALQSIETGNTTRPVTLNSILCSLQLISDQGRTVEFVYVPSHVDIPGNEAADRLSREALGHNVTDVDVRLTKTEAYSLINVAIDQKWDKIWEDSSNNLRQILDKPVRKPRLFGHSKTDDRIITRLRLGKTKLRSNISIMVRQMSPNCEFCGNLETIDHVFFFCSKHFSARLELLRELNKHHIPIRSINHCLASLDKQRA